In Drosophila innubila isolate TH190305 chromosome 2R unlocalized genomic scaffold, UK_Dinn_1.0 1_C_2R, whole genome shotgun sequence, the following are encoded in one genomic region:
- the LOC117783804 gene encoding gram-negative bacteria-binding protein 1-like, protein MEFEAGEFSGEVHEPQNGRWLYDFVTAELKGNDTLDAWIQVEHDSDIYKEKFEALAACDLGGNYLPVDCHKTADDTTVKVETLAKGFRVSIPDNSVAKRIVFNVNRNQYFKDFVTGELSGEVHKSQNGRWQYDFVNATLRANDTLFLWLEEENDNGIYKDEFEPLQACDLAGNNLPDDCPKKADETIDSHNQVNYRGTTPTHMSCQSSETETSPAIATLCKGQLIFEENFDQLNETRWQHEVRTPSDITDVEFLLYDGKARVRDGQLIIEPQLWSSYRPDLDITNAKLDLSERCTGIHNRQKECVLRTGGTFIMPPVVVPRISTVDSFQFKYGRIEIRAKLPKGDWLVPLLLLEPYREYYGQTGYESGQLRVAMARGNDHLRLPHGKLIDGRTLLAGPVLSTEASQREDFMVPLRRNVHFGNDFHVYGLEWSSQSFRFTIDGKEYGELSSIFADSHSNAGWRRGGPLAPFDRMFYISVGLSVGGFGDFVDNLTTATYEKPWSNKNPRAMLHFWQRQNDWLPSWKQPNLLVDYVRVFAI, encoded by the exons ATGGAATTTGAGGCGGGCGAGTTTAGTGGGGAAGTACATGAGCCACAGAATGGACGCTGGCTATATGATTTTGTGACAGCCGAACTGAAAGGAAATGATACACTCGATGCTTGGATCCAAGTGGAGCATGACAGTGACATCTATAAGGAAAAGTTTGAGGCGCTGGCAGCTTGTGATTTGGGTGGAAATTATTTGCCTGTCGATTGCCACAAGACCGCGGATGATACAACTGTCAAAGTGGAGACATTGGCCAAAGGCTTTCGCGTGTCTATACCAG ACAACAGCGTCGCCAAGAGAATCGTATTCAATGTAAATCGCAATCAGTATTTTAAGGATTTTGTCACTGGCGAGTTAAGCGGGGAAGTACATAAATCGCAGAATGGACGCTGGCAATATGATTTTGTAAATGCTACACTGAGAGCAAACGATACACTTTTTTTATGGCTGGAAGAGGAGAATGACAATGGCATCTATAAGGACGAGTTTGAGCCGCTGCAAGCTTGTGATTTGGCTGGCAATAATTTGCCTGACGATTGTCCAAAGAAGGCGGATGAAACAATTGATAGCCACAATCAAGTTAATTACAGGGGAACAACCCCAACGCATATGTCTTGTCAGAGCAGTGAGACGGAGACGTCACCTGCAATAGCAACCCTTTGCAAGGGTCAGTTGATATTTGAAGAGAACTTCGATCAGCTAAACGAGACTCGATGGCAGCACGAAGTCCGAACACCATCTGATATCACAGATGTCGAGTTTCTGCTGTACGATGGCAAGGCACGAGTGCGCGATGGACAGCTTATCATTGAGCCACAGCTTTGGTCTAGCTATCGACCAGATCTGGATATAACCAATGCTAAGCTCGACTTATCCGAGCGCTGTACGGGCATCCACAATCGACAAAAGGAATGTGTACTGCGCACAGGTGGAACATTTATAATGCCACCGGTAGTGGTGCCACGTATAAGCACCGTGgattcttttcaatttaaatatggaCGCATTGAGATACGTGCTAAGCTGCCCAAGGGCGATTGGCTTGTACCATTGTTACTGCTGGAACCGTACAGGGAATATTATGGTCAAACTGGCTATGAATCAG GTCAACTGCGAGTGGCCATGGCTCGTGGCAACGATCATCTGCGGCTTCCGCACGGTAAACTTATCGATGGCCGCACTTTGTTAGCTGGGCCCGTGCTCTCAACCGAGGCGTCTCAGCGAGAGGATTTCATGGTGCCATTGCGACGAAATGTCCATTTTGGCAATGACTTTCATGTGTATGGCCTGGAATGGAGCAGCCAAAGTTTTCGATTTACCATTGATGGCAAGGAATATGGAGAACTGTCGAGTATCTTTGCAGATTCCCATTCGAATGCCGGCTGGCGTCGTGGTGGACCATTAGCACCTTTCGATCGCATG TTTTACATTTCGGTGGGCCTGTCGGTTGGCGGCTTTGGAGATTTTGTTGATAATCTGACGACAGCCACTTATGAGAAGCCATGGTCTAATAAGAATCCACGGGCAATGTTGCATTTCTGGCAAAGGCAGAATGATTGGCTACCGTCTTGGAAGCAGCCCAACTTGCTAGTCGACTATGTACGAGTTTTTGCTATTTAA